In Cygnus olor isolate bCygOlo1 chromosome 22, bCygOlo1.pri.v2, whole genome shotgun sequence, a genomic segment contains:
- the STT3A gene encoding dolichyl-diphosphooligosaccharide--protein glycosyltransferase subunit STT3A isoform X3, producing the protein MTKLGFLRLSYEKQDTLLKLLILSMAAVLSFSTRLFSVLRFESVIHEFDPYFNYRTTRFLAEEGFYKFHNWFDDRAWYPLGRIIGGTIYPGLMITSAAIYHVLHFFHITIDIRNVCVFLAPLFSSFTTIVTYHLTKELKDAGAGLLAAAMIAVVPGYISRSVAGSYDNEGIAIFCMLLTYYMWIKAVKTGSIYWAAMCALAYFYMVSSWGGYVFLINLIPLHVLVLMLTGRFSHRIYVAYCTVYCLGTILSMQISFVGFQPVLSSEHMAALGVFGLCQIHAFVDYLRSKLNPQQFEILFRSVISLVGFVLLTIGAVLMLTGKISPWTGRFYSLLDPSYAKNNIPIIASVSEHQPTTWSSYYFDLQLLVFMFPVGLYYCFSNLSDARIFIIMYGVTSMYFSAVMVRLMLVLAPVMCILSGIGVSQVLSTYMKNLDISRPDKKSKKQQDSTYPIKNEVASGMILVMAFFLITYTFHSTWVTSEAYSSPSIVLSARGGDGSRIIFDDFREAYYWLRHNTPEDAKVMSWWDYGYQITAMANRTILVDNNTWNNTHISRVGQAMASTEEKAYEIMRELDVSYVLVIFGGLTGYSSDDINKFLWMVRIGGSTDTGRHIKEHDYYTPTGEFRVDREGSPVLLNCLMYKMCYYRFGQVYTEAKRPPGYDRVRNAEIGNKDFELDVLEEAYTTEHWLVRIYKVKDLDNRGLSRT; encoded by the exons ATGACCAAGTTGGGGTTTCTCCGGCTCTCCTACGAGAAGCAGGACACTCTGCTGAAGCTCCTCATCCTGTCGATGGCAGCGGTGCTGT CTTTTTCCACAAggcttttttctgtcttaagaTTTGAAAGCGTCATCCATGAGTTTGACCC GTATTTTAACTACCGCACGACCCGATTCCTGGCAGAGGAGGGCTTCTATAAATTCCACAACTGGTTTGATGACCGAGCCTGGTACCCCTTGGGCAGGATTATTGGTGGAACCATTTATCCAG GCCTGATGATCACATCGGCGGCCATCTACCACGTGCTGCACTTCTTCCACATCACCATCGACATCCGGAATGTCTGTGTGTTCCTGGCacccctcttctcctccttcaccaccaTAGTGACTTACCACCTCACCAAAGAACTCAAG GATGCCGGGGCAGGACTCCTTGCCGCTGCCATGATCGCAGTTGTGCCTGGATACATCTCTCGATCTGTGGCTGGGTCCTACGATAACGAAG GTATCGCCATATTCTGCATGCTGCTGACTTACTACATGTGGATCAAAGCTGTAAAAACGGGCTCTATCTATTGGGCAGCAATGTGTGCTCTTGCCTATTTCTACATG GTCTCCTCATGGGGTGGCTACGTCTTTCTGATTAACCTGATCCCCTTGCACGTTCTTGTGCTGATGCTGACCGGACGCTTCTCCCACAGGATCTACGTAGCCTACTGCACTGTCTACTGCTTGGGAACGATCCTCTCTATGCAGATCTCCTTTGTTGGCTTTCAG cctgtcCTCTCCTCGGAGCACATGGCTGCCCTTGGCGTCTTCGGCTTGTGTCAGATCCATGCCTTTGTAGACTACCTTCGCAGCAAGCTGAACCCGCAGCAGTTTGAAATCCTCTTCAGGAGCGTCATCTCCCTGGTTGGCTTTGTCCTCCTCACCATCGGGGCTGTGCTGATGCTGACAG GGAAAATCTCTCCGTGGACGGGACGTTTCTACTCCCTGCTGGATCCTTCCTATGCAAAGAACAACATTCCCATCATCGCCTCTGTCTCGGAGCACCAGCCCACCACTTGGTCCTCCTATTACTTTGACCTACAGCTCCTCGTTTTCATGTTCCCAG ttgGTCTCTATTACTGCTTCAGTAACCTCTCAGATGCCCGCATTTTTATCATCATGTACGGTGTGACCAGCATGTACTTCTCTGCCGTAATG GTGCGTCTGATGCTGGTGCTGGCCCCGGTGATGTGCATCCTTTCCGGCATCGGGGTTTCTCAGGTGCTGTCCACATACATGAAGAACTTGGACATCAGCCGACCAGAcaagaagagcaaaaagcagcaagacTCCACTTACCCCATCAAAAATGAA GTTGCCAGCGGCATGATCCTGGTCATGGCTTTCTTCCTCATCACCTACACCTTCCACTCGACCTGGGTGACCAGCGAGGCGTATTCTTCCCCGTCCATTGTGCTGTCCGCCCGCGGTGGGGACGGCAGCAGGATCATCTTTGACGACTTCAGAGAGGCTTATTACTGGCTGCGCCACAACACGCCAGAG GACGCCAAGGTGATGTCCTGGTGGGACTATGGCTACCAGATCACCGCCATGGCCAACCGAACCATCCTGGTGGACAACAACACCTGGAACAACACGCACATCTCCCGCGTCGGTCAG GCAATGGCATCGACGGAGGAGAAAGCCTACGAGATCATGAGGGAGTTGGACGTCAGCTACGTGCTGGTGATATTTGGTGGCCTCACCGGGTACTCCTCCGACG ACATCAACAAGTTCCTGTGGATGGTGCGCATCGGGGGCAGCACGGACACGGGCAGGCACATCAAGGAGCACGACTACTACACCCCCACGGGGGAGTTCCGCGTTGACCGAGAGGgctcccctgtgctgctcaacTGCCTGATGTACAAGATGTGCTACTACCGCTTCGGGCAGGTCTACACCGAGGCCA AGCGGCCGCCGGGCTACGACCGGGTGAGGAACGCCGAGATCGGGAACAAGGACTTCGAGCTGGACGTGCTGGAGGAGGCGTACACCACAGAGCACTGGCTGGTCCGAATATACAAA GTGAAGGATTTGGATAACCGCGGCTTGTCCAGGACGTAG
- the CHEK1 gene encoding serine/threonine-protein kinase Chk1 isoform X2 codes for MAGPVPFVEDWDLVQTLGEGAYGEVQLAVNRRTEEAVAVKIVDMKRAADCPENIKKEICINKMLNHENVVKFYGHRREGATQYLFLEYCSGGELFDRIEPDIGMPEPEAQRFFQQLIAGVVYLHSMGITHRDLKPENLLLDERDNLKISDFGLATVFKHNGRERLLNKMCGTLPYVAPELLRRPEFRAEPVDVWACGVVLTAMLAGELPWDQPSDSCQEYSDWKERKTYLPPWRKIDSAPLALLHKILMESPTARITIPDIKKDRWYCKPLKKGVKRARVSSGGVTDSPGAFSKHVRSDMDFSPVKGVLGEDKASYSTSQPEPGTGAALWDSGTGSIDKLVQGISFSQPACPEHMLVNSQLLGTPGSSQSPWQRLVKRMTRFFTKLDADGSYRSLKEVCEKMGYGWKRSCTNQVTISTTDRRNNKLIFKVNLVEMESKILVDFRLSKGDGLEFKRHFLKIKGKLSDIVSTQKVWLPVT; via the exons aTGGCGGGGCCGGTGCCGTTCGTGGAGGACTGGGACCTGGTGCAGACGCTGGGCGAAGGCGCCTACGGGGA GGTGCAGCTGGCGGTGAACCGCCGCACTGAGGAAGCCGTGGCTGTCAAAATTGTGGACATGAAGCGGGCGGCTGACTGCCCAGAGAACATCAAGAAGGAGATCTGCATCAACAAGATGCTCAACCACGAGAACGTTGTCAAGTTCTACGGGCACCGGCGGGAGGGCGCCACGCAGTATCTCTTCCTCGAGTACTGCAGCGGCGGCGAGCTCTTTGACCGCATCG AGCCAGATATCGGGATGCCAGAGCCGGAGGCACAGCgcttcttccagcagctgaTCGCCGGAGTG gtCTACCTGCACAGTATGGGCATCACCCACCGGGACCTGAAGCCAGAGAACCTGCTCCTGGACGAACGAG ACAACCTGAAAATCTCCGATTTTGGCCTGGCCACCGTCTTCAAACACAATGGCCGCGAGCGGCTGCTCAACAAGATGTGCGGCACCCTGCCCTACGTGGCCCCCGAGCTGCTGCGGCGCCCCGAGTTCAGGGCCGAGCCCGTGGACGTGTGGGCGTGCGGCGTGGTGCTGACAGCGATGCTGGCCGGAG AGCTGCCCTGGGACCAGCCCAGCGACAGCTGCCAGGAGTACAGCGactggaaggagaggaagacCTACCTCCCGCCCTGGAGGAAGATCGACTCGGCGCCCTTAG CTTTGCTGCACAAGATCCTGATGGAGAGCCCGACGGCGAGGATCACCATCCCCGACATCAAGAAGGACCGGTGGTACTGCAAGCCCCTGAAGAAGG GTGTCAAGCGGGCTCGCGTGTCCTCGGGTGGTGTCACCGACTCGCCCGGCGCCTTCTCCAAGCACGTCCGTTCCGACATGGACTTCTCGCCGGTGAAGGGCGTGCTCGG CGAGGACAAGGCGAGCTACTCCACATCGCAGCCCGAGCCTGGCACCGGCGCGGCGCTCTGGGACAGCGGGACGGGCAGCATCGACAAGCTCGTGCAGGGCATCAGCTTCTCGCAGCCCGCATGCCCCGAGCACATGCTGGTCAACAGCCAGCTCCTCGGCACCCCGGGCTCCTCGCAG AGCCCGTGGCAGCGGCTGGTGAAGAGGATGACGCGCTTCTTCACCAAGCTGGACGCCGACGGCTCCTACCGCAGCCTGAAGGAGGTCTGCGAGAAGATGGGCTACGGCTGGAAGAGGAGCTGCACCAACCAG GTCACCATCTCCACCACGGACAGGAGGAACAACAAGCTCATCTTCAAGGTGAACCTGGTGGAAATGGAGAGCAAGATTCTGGTGGATTTCCGCCTCTCCAAG GGCGACGGGCTGGAGTTCAAGCGGCATTTCCTGAAAATCAAAGGCAAGCTCAGCGACATTGTCAGCACCCAGAAAGTGTGGCTGCCTGTGACCTGA
- the STT3A gene encoding dolichyl-diphosphooligosaccharide--protein glycosyltransferase subunit STT3A isoform X1 → MTKLGFLRLSYEKQDTLLKLLILSMAAVLSFSTRLFSVLRFESVIHEFDPYFNYRTTRFLAEEGFYKFHNWFDDRAWYPLGRIIGGTIYPGLMITSAAIYHVLHFFHITIDIRNVCVFLAPLFSSFTTIVTYHLTKELKDAGAGLLAAAMIAVVPGYISRSVAGSYDNEGIAIFCMLLTYYMWIKAVKTGSIYWAAMCALAYFYMVSSWGGYVFLINLIPLHVLVLMLTGRFSHRIYVAYCTVYCLGTILSMQISFVGFQPVLSSEHMAALGVFGLCQIHAFVDYLRSKLNPQQFEILFRSVISLVGFVLLTIGAVLMLTGKISPWTGRFYSLLDPSYAKNNIPIIASVSEHQPTTWSSYYFDLQLLVFMFPVGLYYCFSNLSDARIFIIMYGVTSMYFSAVMVRLMLVLAPVMCILSGIGVSQVLSTYMKNLDISRPDKKSKKQQDSTYPIKNEVASGMILVMAFFLITYTFHSTWVTSEAYSSPSIVLSARGGDGSRIIFDDFREAYYWLRHNTPEDAKVMSWWDYGYQITAMANRTILVDNNTWNNTHISRVGQAMASTEEKAYEIMRELDVSYVLVIFGGLTGYSSDDINKFLWMVRIGGSTDTGRHIKEHDYYTPTGEFRVDREGSPVLLNCLMYKMCYYRFGQVYTEASKSPVPPPCPKGLGDVVRQRCLLSLAERPPGYDRVRNAEIGNKDFELDVLEEAYTTEHWLVRIYKVKDLDNRGLSRT, encoded by the exons ATGACCAAGTTGGGGTTTCTCCGGCTCTCCTACGAGAAGCAGGACACTCTGCTGAAGCTCCTCATCCTGTCGATGGCAGCGGTGCTGT CTTTTTCCACAAggcttttttctgtcttaagaTTTGAAAGCGTCATCCATGAGTTTGACCC GTATTTTAACTACCGCACGACCCGATTCCTGGCAGAGGAGGGCTTCTATAAATTCCACAACTGGTTTGATGACCGAGCCTGGTACCCCTTGGGCAGGATTATTGGTGGAACCATTTATCCAG GCCTGATGATCACATCGGCGGCCATCTACCACGTGCTGCACTTCTTCCACATCACCATCGACATCCGGAATGTCTGTGTGTTCCTGGCacccctcttctcctccttcaccaccaTAGTGACTTACCACCTCACCAAAGAACTCAAG GATGCCGGGGCAGGACTCCTTGCCGCTGCCATGATCGCAGTTGTGCCTGGATACATCTCTCGATCTGTGGCTGGGTCCTACGATAACGAAG GTATCGCCATATTCTGCATGCTGCTGACTTACTACATGTGGATCAAAGCTGTAAAAACGGGCTCTATCTATTGGGCAGCAATGTGTGCTCTTGCCTATTTCTACATG GTCTCCTCATGGGGTGGCTACGTCTTTCTGATTAACCTGATCCCCTTGCACGTTCTTGTGCTGATGCTGACCGGACGCTTCTCCCACAGGATCTACGTAGCCTACTGCACTGTCTACTGCTTGGGAACGATCCTCTCTATGCAGATCTCCTTTGTTGGCTTTCAG cctgtcCTCTCCTCGGAGCACATGGCTGCCCTTGGCGTCTTCGGCTTGTGTCAGATCCATGCCTTTGTAGACTACCTTCGCAGCAAGCTGAACCCGCAGCAGTTTGAAATCCTCTTCAGGAGCGTCATCTCCCTGGTTGGCTTTGTCCTCCTCACCATCGGGGCTGTGCTGATGCTGACAG GGAAAATCTCTCCGTGGACGGGACGTTTCTACTCCCTGCTGGATCCTTCCTATGCAAAGAACAACATTCCCATCATCGCCTCTGTCTCGGAGCACCAGCCCACCACTTGGTCCTCCTATTACTTTGACCTACAGCTCCTCGTTTTCATGTTCCCAG ttgGTCTCTATTACTGCTTCAGTAACCTCTCAGATGCCCGCATTTTTATCATCATGTACGGTGTGACCAGCATGTACTTCTCTGCCGTAATG GTGCGTCTGATGCTGGTGCTGGCCCCGGTGATGTGCATCCTTTCCGGCATCGGGGTTTCTCAGGTGCTGTCCACATACATGAAGAACTTGGACATCAGCCGACCAGAcaagaagagcaaaaagcagcaagacTCCACTTACCCCATCAAAAATGAA GTTGCCAGCGGCATGATCCTGGTCATGGCTTTCTTCCTCATCACCTACACCTTCCACTCGACCTGGGTGACCAGCGAGGCGTATTCTTCCCCGTCCATTGTGCTGTCCGCCCGCGGTGGGGACGGCAGCAGGATCATCTTTGACGACTTCAGAGAGGCTTATTACTGGCTGCGCCACAACACGCCAGAG GACGCCAAGGTGATGTCCTGGTGGGACTATGGCTACCAGATCACCGCCATGGCCAACCGAACCATCCTGGTGGACAACAACACCTGGAACAACACGCACATCTCCCGCGTCGGTCAG GCAATGGCATCGACGGAGGAGAAAGCCTACGAGATCATGAGGGAGTTGGACGTCAGCTACGTGCTGGTGATATTTGGTGGCCTCACCGGGTACTCCTCCGACG ACATCAACAAGTTCCTGTGGATGGTGCGCATCGGGGGCAGCACGGACACGGGCAGGCACATCAAGGAGCACGACTACTACACCCCCACGGGGGAGTTCCGCGTTGACCGAGAGGgctcccctgtgctgctcaacTGCCTGATGTACAAGATGTGCTACTACCGCTTCGGGCAGGTCTACACCGAGGCCAGTAAGTCCCCGGTGCCACCGCCGTGCCCCAAAGGCCTCGGGGACGTGGTGAGACAGCGCTGCCTCTTGTCCCTTGCAGAGCGGCCGCCGGGCTACGACCGGGTGAGGAACGCCGAGATCGGGAACAAGGACTTCGAGCTGGACGTGCTGGAGGAGGCGTACACCACAGAGCACTGGCTGGTCCGAATATACAAA GTGAAGGATTTGGATAACCGCGGCTTGTCCAGGACGTAG
- the CHEK1 gene encoding serine/threonine-protein kinase Chk1 isoform X3 gives MPEPEAQRFFQQLIAGVVYLHSMGITHRDLKPENLLLDERDNLKISDFGLATVFKHNGRERLLNKMCGTLPYVAPELLRRPEFRAEPVDVWACGVVLTAMLAGGPCCPNAAGSALPAELPWDQPSDSCQEYSDWKERKTYLPPWRKIDSAPLALLHKILMESPTARITIPDIKKDRWYCKPLKKGVKRARVSSGGVTDSPGAFSKHVRSDMDFSPVKGVLGEDKASYSTSQPEPGTGAALWDSGTGSIDKLVQGISFSQPACPEHMLVNSQLLGTPGSSQSPWQRLVKRMTRFFTKLDADGSYRSLKEVCEKMGYGWKRSCTNQVTISTTDRRNNKLIFKVNLVEMESKILVDFRLSKGDGLEFKRHFLKIKGKLSDIVSTQKVWLPVT, from the exons ATGCCAGAGCCGGAGGCACAGCgcttcttccagcagctgaTCGCCGGAGTG gtCTACCTGCACAGTATGGGCATCACCCACCGGGACCTGAAGCCAGAGAACCTGCTCCTGGACGAACGAG ACAACCTGAAAATCTCCGATTTTGGCCTGGCCACCGTCTTCAAACACAATGGCCGCGAGCGGCTGCTCAACAAGATGTGCGGCACCCTGCCCTACGTGGCCCCCGAGCTGCTGCGGCGCCCCGAGTTCAGGGCCGAGCCCGTGGACGTGTGGGCGTGCGGCGTGGTGCTGACAGCGATGCTGGCCGGAG GGCCATGCTGCCCTAACGCAGCGGGGTCTGCCCTGCCGGCAGAGCTGCCCTGGGACCAGCCCAGCGACAGCTGCCAGGAGTACAGCGactggaaggagaggaagacCTACCTCCCGCCCTGGAGGAAGATCGACTCGGCGCCCTTAG CTTTGCTGCACAAGATCCTGATGGAGAGCCCGACGGCGAGGATCACCATCCCCGACATCAAGAAGGACCGGTGGTACTGCAAGCCCCTGAAGAAGG GTGTCAAGCGGGCTCGCGTGTCCTCGGGTGGTGTCACCGACTCGCCCGGCGCCTTCTCCAAGCACGTCCGTTCCGACATGGACTTCTCGCCGGTGAAGGGCGTGCTCGG CGAGGACAAGGCGAGCTACTCCACATCGCAGCCCGAGCCTGGCACCGGCGCGGCGCTCTGGGACAGCGGGACGGGCAGCATCGACAAGCTCGTGCAGGGCATCAGCTTCTCGCAGCCCGCATGCCCCGAGCACATGCTGGTCAACAGCCAGCTCCTCGGCACCCCGGGCTCCTCGCAG AGCCCGTGGCAGCGGCTGGTGAAGAGGATGACGCGCTTCTTCACCAAGCTGGACGCCGACGGCTCCTACCGCAGCCTGAAGGAGGTCTGCGAGAAGATGGGCTACGGCTGGAAGAGGAGCTGCACCAACCAG GTCACCATCTCCACCACGGACAGGAGGAACAACAAGCTCATCTTCAAGGTGAACCTGGTGGAAATGGAGAGCAAGATTCTGGTGGATTTCCGCCTCTCCAAG GGCGACGGGCTGGAGTTCAAGCGGCATTTCCTGAAAATCAAAGGCAAGCTCAGCGACATTGTCAGCACCCAGAAAGTGTGGCTGCCTGTGACCTGA
- the STT3A gene encoding dolichyl-diphosphooligosaccharide--protein glycosyltransferase subunit STT3A isoform X2, translated as MTNLRQKQFSSSDKADKPNATLALQMLKIHSVFFSVFAAFSTRLFSVLRFESVIHEFDPYFNYRTTRFLAEEGFYKFHNWFDDRAWYPLGRIIGGTIYPGLMITSAAIYHVLHFFHITIDIRNVCVFLAPLFSSFTTIVTYHLTKELKDAGAGLLAAAMIAVVPGYISRSVAGSYDNEGIAIFCMLLTYYMWIKAVKTGSIYWAAMCALAYFYMVSSWGGYVFLINLIPLHVLVLMLTGRFSHRIYVAYCTVYCLGTILSMQISFVGFQPVLSSEHMAALGVFGLCQIHAFVDYLRSKLNPQQFEILFRSVISLVGFVLLTIGAVLMLTGKISPWTGRFYSLLDPSYAKNNIPIIASVSEHQPTTWSSYYFDLQLLVFMFPVGLYYCFSNLSDARIFIIMYGVTSMYFSAVMVRLMLVLAPVMCILSGIGVSQVLSTYMKNLDISRPDKKSKKQQDSTYPIKNEVASGMILVMAFFLITYTFHSTWVTSEAYSSPSIVLSARGGDGSRIIFDDFREAYYWLRHNTPEDAKVMSWWDYGYQITAMANRTILVDNNTWNNTHISRVGQAMASTEEKAYEIMRELDVSYVLVIFGGLTGYSSDDINKFLWMVRIGGSTDTGRHIKEHDYYTPTGEFRVDREGSPVLLNCLMYKMCYYRFGQVYTEAKRPPGYDRVRNAEIGNKDFELDVLEEAYTTEHWLVRIYKVKDLDNRGLSRT; from the exons ATGACCAATTTAAGACAGAAACAATTTTCGTCCAGCGACAAAGCGGATAAACCTAATGCAACCCTGGCGCTGCAAATGCTGAAGattcattctgtctttttttctgtgttcgCAGCTTTTTCCACAAggcttttttctgtcttaagaTTTGAAAGCGTCATCCATGAGTTTGACCC GTATTTTAACTACCGCACGACCCGATTCCTGGCAGAGGAGGGCTTCTATAAATTCCACAACTGGTTTGATGACCGAGCCTGGTACCCCTTGGGCAGGATTATTGGTGGAACCATTTATCCAG GCCTGATGATCACATCGGCGGCCATCTACCACGTGCTGCACTTCTTCCACATCACCATCGACATCCGGAATGTCTGTGTGTTCCTGGCacccctcttctcctccttcaccaccaTAGTGACTTACCACCTCACCAAAGAACTCAAG GATGCCGGGGCAGGACTCCTTGCCGCTGCCATGATCGCAGTTGTGCCTGGATACATCTCTCGATCTGTGGCTGGGTCCTACGATAACGAAG GTATCGCCATATTCTGCATGCTGCTGACTTACTACATGTGGATCAAAGCTGTAAAAACGGGCTCTATCTATTGGGCAGCAATGTGTGCTCTTGCCTATTTCTACATG GTCTCCTCATGGGGTGGCTACGTCTTTCTGATTAACCTGATCCCCTTGCACGTTCTTGTGCTGATGCTGACCGGACGCTTCTCCCACAGGATCTACGTAGCCTACTGCACTGTCTACTGCTTGGGAACGATCCTCTCTATGCAGATCTCCTTTGTTGGCTTTCAG cctgtcCTCTCCTCGGAGCACATGGCTGCCCTTGGCGTCTTCGGCTTGTGTCAGATCCATGCCTTTGTAGACTACCTTCGCAGCAAGCTGAACCCGCAGCAGTTTGAAATCCTCTTCAGGAGCGTCATCTCCCTGGTTGGCTTTGTCCTCCTCACCATCGGGGCTGTGCTGATGCTGACAG GGAAAATCTCTCCGTGGACGGGACGTTTCTACTCCCTGCTGGATCCTTCCTATGCAAAGAACAACATTCCCATCATCGCCTCTGTCTCGGAGCACCAGCCCACCACTTGGTCCTCCTATTACTTTGACCTACAGCTCCTCGTTTTCATGTTCCCAG ttgGTCTCTATTACTGCTTCAGTAACCTCTCAGATGCCCGCATTTTTATCATCATGTACGGTGTGACCAGCATGTACTTCTCTGCCGTAATG GTGCGTCTGATGCTGGTGCTGGCCCCGGTGATGTGCATCCTTTCCGGCATCGGGGTTTCTCAGGTGCTGTCCACATACATGAAGAACTTGGACATCAGCCGACCAGAcaagaagagcaaaaagcagcaagacTCCACTTACCCCATCAAAAATGAA GTTGCCAGCGGCATGATCCTGGTCATGGCTTTCTTCCTCATCACCTACACCTTCCACTCGACCTGGGTGACCAGCGAGGCGTATTCTTCCCCGTCCATTGTGCTGTCCGCCCGCGGTGGGGACGGCAGCAGGATCATCTTTGACGACTTCAGAGAGGCTTATTACTGGCTGCGCCACAACACGCCAGAG GACGCCAAGGTGATGTCCTGGTGGGACTATGGCTACCAGATCACCGCCATGGCCAACCGAACCATCCTGGTGGACAACAACACCTGGAACAACACGCACATCTCCCGCGTCGGTCAG GCAATGGCATCGACGGAGGAGAAAGCCTACGAGATCATGAGGGAGTTGGACGTCAGCTACGTGCTGGTGATATTTGGTGGCCTCACCGGGTACTCCTCCGACG ACATCAACAAGTTCCTGTGGATGGTGCGCATCGGGGGCAGCACGGACACGGGCAGGCACATCAAGGAGCACGACTACTACACCCCCACGGGGGAGTTCCGCGTTGACCGAGAGGgctcccctgtgctgctcaacTGCCTGATGTACAAGATGTGCTACTACCGCTTCGGGCAGGTCTACACCGAGGCCA AGCGGCCGCCGGGCTACGACCGGGTGAGGAACGCCGAGATCGGGAACAAGGACTTCGAGCTGGACGTGCTGGAGGAGGCGTACACCACAGAGCACTGGCTGGTCCGAATATACAAA GTGAAGGATTTGGATAACCGCGGCTTGTCCAGGACGTAG
- the CHEK1 gene encoding serine/threonine-protein kinase Chk1 isoform X1 produces MAGPVPFVEDWDLVQTLGEGAYGEVQLAVNRRTEEAVAVKIVDMKRAADCPENIKKEICINKMLNHENVVKFYGHRREGATQYLFLEYCSGGELFDRIEPDIGMPEPEAQRFFQQLIAGVVYLHSMGITHRDLKPENLLLDERDNLKISDFGLATVFKHNGRERLLNKMCGTLPYVAPELLRRPEFRAEPVDVWACGVVLTAMLAGGPCCPNAAGSALPAELPWDQPSDSCQEYSDWKERKTYLPPWRKIDSAPLALLHKILMESPTARITIPDIKKDRWYCKPLKKGVKRARVSSGGVTDSPGAFSKHVRSDMDFSPVKGVLGEDKASYSTSQPEPGTGAALWDSGTGSIDKLVQGISFSQPACPEHMLVNSQLLGTPGSSQSPWQRLVKRMTRFFTKLDADGSYRSLKEVCEKMGYGWKRSCTNQVTISTTDRRNNKLIFKVNLVEMESKILVDFRLSKGDGLEFKRHFLKIKGKLSDIVSTQKVWLPVT; encoded by the exons aTGGCGGGGCCGGTGCCGTTCGTGGAGGACTGGGACCTGGTGCAGACGCTGGGCGAAGGCGCCTACGGGGA GGTGCAGCTGGCGGTGAACCGCCGCACTGAGGAAGCCGTGGCTGTCAAAATTGTGGACATGAAGCGGGCGGCTGACTGCCCAGAGAACATCAAGAAGGAGATCTGCATCAACAAGATGCTCAACCACGAGAACGTTGTCAAGTTCTACGGGCACCGGCGGGAGGGCGCCACGCAGTATCTCTTCCTCGAGTACTGCAGCGGCGGCGAGCTCTTTGACCGCATCG AGCCAGATATCGGGATGCCAGAGCCGGAGGCACAGCgcttcttccagcagctgaTCGCCGGAGTG gtCTACCTGCACAGTATGGGCATCACCCACCGGGACCTGAAGCCAGAGAACCTGCTCCTGGACGAACGAG ACAACCTGAAAATCTCCGATTTTGGCCTGGCCACCGTCTTCAAACACAATGGCCGCGAGCGGCTGCTCAACAAGATGTGCGGCACCCTGCCCTACGTGGCCCCCGAGCTGCTGCGGCGCCCCGAGTTCAGGGCCGAGCCCGTGGACGTGTGGGCGTGCGGCGTGGTGCTGACAGCGATGCTGGCCGGAG GGCCATGCTGCCCTAACGCAGCGGGGTCTGCCCTGCCGGCAGAGCTGCCCTGGGACCAGCCCAGCGACAGCTGCCAGGAGTACAGCGactggaaggagaggaagacCTACCTCCCGCCCTGGAGGAAGATCGACTCGGCGCCCTTAG CTTTGCTGCACAAGATCCTGATGGAGAGCCCGACGGCGAGGATCACCATCCCCGACATCAAGAAGGACCGGTGGTACTGCAAGCCCCTGAAGAAGG GTGTCAAGCGGGCTCGCGTGTCCTCGGGTGGTGTCACCGACTCGCCCGGCGCCTTCTCCAAGCACGTCCGTTCCGACATGGACTTCTCGCCGGTGAAGGGCGTGCTCGG CGAGGACAAGGCGAGCTACTCCACATCGCAGCCCGAGCCTGGCACCGGCGCGGCGCTCTGGGACAGCGGGACGGGCAGCATCGACAAGCTCGTGCAGGGCATCAGCTTCTCGCAGCCCGCATGCCCCGAGCACATGCTGGTCAACAGCCAGCTCCTCGGCACCCCGGGCTCCTCGCAG AGCCCGTGGCAGCGGCTGGTGAAGAGGATGACGCGCTTCTTCACCAAGCTGGACGCCGACGGCTCCTACCGCAGCCTGAAGGAGGTCTGCGAGAAGATGGGCTACGGCTGGAAGAGGAGCTGCACCAACCAG GTCACCATCTCCACCACGGACAGGAGGAACAACAAGCTCATCTTCAAGGTGAACCTGGTGGAAATGGAGAGCAAGATTCTGGTGGATTTCCGCCTCTCCAAG GGCGACGGGCTGGAGTTCAAGCGGCATTTCCTGAAAATCAAAGGCAAGCTCAGCGACATTGTCAGCACCCAGAAAGTGTGGCTGCCTGTGACCTGA